From a single Natronorubrum tibetense GA33 genomic region:
- a CDS encoding ABC transporter permease gives MSRLRRIRAETSAGWRSFVRRRTAVFFTFFFPVILIVIFGALVRTDPTGEGLFTEPPAYYVPAYLAVVVLFTPLSRMGSEVARHREGNRFEKLATTPVTRGEWLLAQTLVNATIIGLASVLILALVVVLTGAEIAFSLWLVPYILVGVVCFCGIGAMLGSYTDSQDGAIAASNAIGLPLLFLSETFIALEQLPGWFEPLVNVSPLTYFARGVRAATFPEAGTADVAGIEPAVANFAILAVLAVVAFGLGARSIPRTD, from the coding sequence GTGAGCCGACTACGTCGCATTCGAGCCGAGACCAGCGCGGGCTGGCGCTCGTTCGTTCGTCGCCGAACCGCGGTCTTTTTCACCTTCTTTTTCCCGGTGATCCTGATCGTTATCTTCGGCGCGCTCGTGCGAACGGATCCGACGGGCGAGGGGCTGTTCACGGAGCCGCCGGCGTACTACGTGCCGGCGTATCTCGCCGTCGTCGTGCTCTTTACCCCGCTCTCGCGGATGGGGAGCGAGGTCGCGCGCCACCGCGAGGGGAACCGCTTCGAAAAACTCGCGACGACGCCGGTGACCCGCGGCGAGTGGCTGCTCGCCCAGACGCTGGTCAATGCCACCATCATCGGCCTCGCGAGCGTGCTCATCCTCGCGCTCGTGGTTGTCCTGACGGGGGCAGAGATCGCGTTCTCGCTCTGGCTCGTCCCCTATATCCTCGTCGGTGTCGTCTGTTTCTGCGGAATCGGTGCGATGCTCGGCAGCTACACCGACTCCCAGGACGGAGCCATCGCCGCGAGCAACGCCATCGGACTTCCGCTACTGTTCCTCTCGGAGACGTTCATCGCGCTCGAGCAACTCCCCGGCTGGTTCGAGCCGCTCGTGAACGTCTCGCCGCTGACGTACTTCGCTCGCGGGGTCCGTGCGGCAACGTTCCCTGAGGCTGGAACTGCTGACGTGGCTGGTATCGAGCCCGCAGTGGCGAACTTTGCGATTTTAGCCGTGCTGGCCGTCGTCGCCTTCGGCCTCGGCGCGCGGTCGATTCCGCGAACTGATTGA
- a CDS encoding aldo/keto reductase, translated as MEYTTLGDTGTTVSRLCYGTWRFGRETGGVVETDREEAHELLDAAWDHGINFIDTANVYGDPDGTSEEWIGDWLEARDDIDREDLVIASKVYFPFNGWGEPGPNDSGLGRKHIRAQIEGTLDRLGTDYLDLYYIHRWDEETPIEETMSVLSDLVREGKVNHLGASTMAAWQLAKALWTSDVEGLERFDVTQPMVNAAHYDVVGDYLDVCADQDLAVCPYSPLGGGFLTGKYEQAEDGSVEAPDGSRASLDDLFEDRYATDRAWDVLEAVESVASEVDATPAQVSLRWLMDQDRFTCTPIVGARTADQLAENVGAVEIELSDEQFERIDAARNESE; from the coding sequence ATGGAGTACACCACGCTCGGCGACACGGGGACGACCGTCTCGAGACTCTGTTACGGCACCTGGCGATTCGGACGCGAGACCGGCGGAGTCGTCGAGACCGACCGCGAGGAGGCCCACGAACTGCTCGACGCGGCCTGGGATCACGGCATCAACTTCATCGACACCGCCAACGTCTACGGCGACCCGGACGGCACCAGCGAGGAGTGGATCGGCGACTGGCTCGAAGCGCGCGACGATATCGACCGCGAGGACCTCGTCATCGCCTCGAAGGTATACTTCCCGTTCAACGGCTGGGGCGAGCCCGGACCCAACGACTCCGGACTGGGACGGAAACACATTCGCGCCCAGATCGAGGGCACCCTCGACAGACTGGGGACTGACTACCTCGACCTATACTACATCCACCGCTGGGACGAGGAGACGCCGATCGAGGAGACGATGTCGGTCCTTTCGGACCTCGTCCGCGAGGGCAAAGTCAACCACCTCGGCGCGAGTACGATGGCCGCCTGGCAGCTCGCCAAGGCGCTGTGGACCAGCGACGTCGAGGGTCTCGAGCGCTTCGACGTCACGCAGCCGATGGTCAACGCCGCCCACTACGACGTCGTCGGCGACTACCTCGACGTCTGTGCCGATCAGGACCTCGCGGTCTGTCCGTACTCGCCGCTCGGCGGCGGCTTCCTGACGGGCAAGTACGAGCAGGCCGAAGACGGCTCCGTCGAAGCGCCGGACGGCTCCCGCGCCAGTCTGGACGACCTGTTCGAAGACCGCTACGCAACGGACCGCGCCTGGGACGTCCTCGAGGCCGTCGAGTCCGTCGCGAGCGAGGTCGACGCCACGCCGGCACAGGTATCGCTCCGGTGGCTGATGGATCAGGATCGGTTCACCTGCACACCGATCGTGGGTGCGCGCACGGCCGACCAACTCGCGGAGAACGTCGGTGCGGTCGAGATCGAACTGAGCGACGAGCAGTTCGAGCGCATCGACGCGGCTCGAAACGAGAGCGAGTAG
- a CDS encoding DUF7111 family protein, with protein MTDDRTAEANGITATYDETETERVLEFAVTDNGADAPPRAGGSAAIAQNIEGYAMLKVRPTADGDELERYYGFDMALDHAGELLGVSPNDLPVPAAAEDMGM; from the coding sequence ATGACTGACGATCGAACCGCCGAAGCGAACGGCATCACGGCGACCTATGACGAGACCGAGACGGAACGCGTCCTCGAGTTCGCGGTGACCGACAACGGGGCGGACGCTCCGCCTCGAGCCGGCGGGAGCGCCGCAATCGCCCAGAACATCGAGGGCTACGCCATGCTGAAGGTGCGACCGACGGCCGACGGCGACGAACTCGAGCGCTACTACGGATTCGATATGGCGCTCGACCATGCGGGGGAGTTGCTGGGGGTCTCCCCAAACGACCTCCCGGTCCCGGCGGCGGCCGAAGATATGGGGATGTAA
- a CDS encoding heme o synthase: MATTSSSFPRPIGSRQRFSALLAATALGVYLLLIIGATTSLTNAAAACSTWPTCHAPADPLSQTELVIAWGHRLAAVIVGLLVAATAVTAVLGDVSSRVRWTILAAAALYVIQVGVGAATAIFGPAAIVPGLHLTLGLVIFTGIVLALAWDLELATGEANDTIDQPEPLESTAVDGEAPAARPLPTGRLARARLTAFAYFKMMKPRLMWLLCLVAAAGMALAAGPSLTVSTIVATLGGGVLAIGASGTFNHVLERDVDQQMSRTADRPLATELIPVRNAMAFGVLLTIASLATFLTINRLAAALGLAAIVFYSVVYTLVLKPNTVQNTVIGGAAGALPALIGWAAVTNEIGWPGLALAGVIFLWTPAHFYNLALAYQDDYARGGFPMMPVVRGETETRKHILYYIAATLISTVALAWITDLGALYAATVAVFGGIFLWAAIVLHFEQTESAAFRAFHASNAFLGAVLVAILVDALVLTGAVL, translated from the coding sequence GTGGCAACCACATCGTCGTCGTTCCCCCGTCCGATCGGTAGCCGACAACGCTTTTCCGCGCTCCTCGCAGCGACCGCGCTCGGGGTATACCTCCTGTTAATCATCGGTGCGACGACCTCACTGACGAACGCTGCGGCGGCGTGTTCGACCTGGCCGACCTGCCACGCGCCGGCCGATCCGCTGAGTCAGACCGAACTCGTGATCGCCTGGGGCCACCGCCTCGCGGCAGTTATCGTCGGGCTGCTCGTTGCCGCCACAGCCGTCACCGCCGTCCTCGGGGATGTCTCGAGTCGCGTCCGGTGGACGATCCTCGCAGCAGCCGCCCTCTACGTGATTCAGGTCGGCGTCGGTGCTGCGACGGCGATTTTCGGACCCGCAGCGATCGTCCCCGGGCTCCACCTCACGCTCGGGCTCGTGATCTTTACAGGCATCGTGCTCGCACTCGCCTGGGACCTCGAACTCGCGACCGGCGAGGCAAACGACACGATCGACCAGCCCGAACCACTCGAGTCCACAGCCGTCGACGGAGAGGCTCCCGCAGCCCGCCCGCTTCCCACCGGACGGCTCGCTCGAGCGCGGCTCACCGCCTTCGCCTACTTCAAGATGATGAAGCCACGGCTGATGTGGCTGCTCTGTCTCGTCGCCGCCGCGGGAATGGCGCTGGCCGCCGGCCCCTCGCTGACCGTCTCGACGATTGTCGCCACGCTCGGCGGCGGCGTCCTCGCCATCGGCGCGAGCGGCACATTCAATCACGTGTTAGAGCGCGATGTCGACCAGCAGATGTCACGCACGGCGGATCGGCCGCTGGCAACCGAGCTGATCCCGGTCCGGAACGCGATGGCTTTCGGCGTGTTGCTGACGATCGCCTCGCTGGCGACGTTCCTAACGATCAACCGCCTCGCGGCCGCGCTTGGACTCGCCGCGATCGTCTTCTACAGCGTGGTCTACACGCTCGTGCTCAAACCTAACACGGTCCAGAACACGGTTATTGGCGGTGCGGCCGGCGCGTTGCCGGCACTCATCGGCTGGGCCGCCGTCACGAACGAAATTGGCTGGCCGGGACTTGCGCTGGCGGGCGTGATCTTCCTCTGGACGCCAGCCCACTTCTACAACCTCGCACTTGCCTATCAGGACGACTACGCTCGCGGCGGTTTCCCGATGATGCCCGTCGTCCGCGGGGAGACGGAAACCCGGAAACACATCCTCTACTACATCGCAGCGACGCTCATCAGCACGGTCGCACTCGCCTGGATCACCGACCTCGGCGCGCTCTACGCGGCAACGGTCGCCGTCTTCGGCGGGATCTTCCTCTGGGCGGCGATCGTACTCCACTTCGAGCAGACCGAATCCGCGGCGTTCCGGGCATTCCACGCCTCGAACGCGTTCCTCGGGGCCGTCCTCGTCGCAATTCTGGTGGACGCACTCGTGCTTACCGGGGCAGTGCTCTGA
- a CDS encoding GrpB family protein has product MVNPNEDPIELVPSRHEAWHERFDAERDRVQDALCDAGLESVVERIEHVGSTAVPGLAAKDIVDLDIVVADDAVDDVSRTLESELGGDRIENSDEWHPVFRRENGQRFNDHVFAASDDGWKISVVTRDVLRASPAIRAEYETLKFDLASEHDELVAYSTGKRPFVERVLEVARTDEAVAFEFSVPVDHR; this is encoded by the coding sequence ATGGTCAATCCGAACGAGGATCCGATCGAACTCGTTCCGTCCAGACACGAGGCGTGGCACGAGCGCTTCGACGCCGAACGTGACCGTGTGCAGGATGCGCTTTGCGACGCTGGGCTCGAGTCCGTCGTCGAGCGAATCGAACACGTCGGCTCGACCGCCGTCCCCGGTCTCGCGGCGAAGGATATCGTCGATCTCGATATCGTCGTTGCGGACGACGCTGTTGACGACGTCTCGCGGACGCTCGAATCAGAACTCGGCGGTGATCGAATCGAGAACAGCGACGAGTGGCATCCCGTGTTTCGACGGGAGAACGGCCAGCGGTTCAACGACCACGTCTTCGCGGCGTCGGACGACGGCTGGAAGATCAGCGTGGTTACGCGGGACGTTCTAAGGGCGTCGCCTGCCATTCGCGCGGAGTACGAAACGCTGAAGTTCGATCTGGCGTCCGAACACGACGAACTCGTCGCCTACTCGACGGGAAAGAGGCCCTTCGTCGAACGCGTCCTCGAGGTCGCTCGGACGGACGAAGCGGTAGCGTTTGAGTTTTCGGTTCCCGTCGACCACCGGTAG
- a CDS encoding helix-turn-helix domain-containing protein, whose translation MGFIAEVHLVHDDLALAPTIARYPDVTIRYEYEATTTDRTLQFVSVFSDEYAHLERAMDEDPTVSNPTRVATFENRAIYRVTVETAVEIVPDRCAESGLFVFTMTSAERGWIARVHLPDRDALTAFRTWSRDRGVSFRVTQLYDLSVSDNGTYFLTEQQHEILLMAYYAGYFDIPRGITQDGLADRLEISDSAVSQRIRRAVSELIAATLENDRTPSNWA comes from the coding sequence ATGGGATTTATCGCCGAAGTCCACCTCGTTCACGACGACCTCGCGTTGGCCCCGACGATAGCGCGCTATCCCGACGTAACGATCAGATACGAGTACGAGGCGACGACTACCGATCGAACGCTGCAGTTCGTCTCCGTCTTTAGCGACGAGTATGCCCACCTCGAGCGAGCGATGGACGAGGACCCCACGGTCTCGAACCCGACGCGAGTCGCGACCTTCGAGAATCGGGCGATCTACCGCGTGACGGTCGAGACCGCCGTCGAGATCGTTCCCGATCGGTGTGCGGAGAGCGGGCTGTTCGTGTTCACGATGACGAGCGCCGAACGGGGCTGGATCGCACGAGTGCATCTGCCGGACCGTGATGCACTGACCGCGTTCCGAACGTGGAGTCGCGACCGCGGCGTTTCGTTTCGGGTCACGCAGCTGTACGACCTCTCGGTCTCCGACAACGGGACGTACTTCCTGACCGAGCAACAACACGAGATTCTCCTGATGGCGTACTACGCCGGCTACTTCGATATTCCGCGCGGAATTACCCAGGACGGGCTCGCCGACCGACTCGAGATTTCGGACTCCGCGGTCTCACAGCGGATCCGACGCGCCGTCTCGGAGCTGATCGCCGCCACGCTCGAGAACGACCGCACGCCGAGCAACTGGGCCTGA
- a CDS encoding ABC transporter ATP-binding protein: MEAEAVVEATDLEKTYGETVALSGASLSVAGGEVFALIGPNGAGKTTLVRALTGTTDPDSGSARVLGDAPTAIDRDRLGVLPQDFSPPDRLSARELLSYYAGLYDDPRDPDAVLADVGLADTGDTWYENLSGGQQRRVCVGSTLVNDPDVLFLDEPTTGIDPAGRRTVWRLIEDLAADGTTVVLTTHDMAEAERLADRVGLLADGSLVARGTPDALVREHGGSSRLTIETAADLDAFDDLEVPVSRPERSRVRGRNSESAVVVREIAPAEIGTIVDYLEDRGIEYTSLSWAEPDLENVYLALADRTELEHTDRAGDEPADEAAADPTRAGETA; this comes from the coding sequence ATGGAAGCCGAAGCCGTGGTCGAAGCGACGGACCTCGAGAAAACCTACGGCGAGACGGTCGCGCTGTCGGGGGCGTCGCTCTCCGTCGCGGGCGGCGAGGTATTCGCACTGATCGGCCCCAACGGGGCTGGAAAGACGACGCTCGTGCGCGCGTTGACGGGGACGACCGACCCCGATTCGGGCTCGGCTCGAGTGCTCGGCGACGCGCCGACGGCCATCGACCGGGACCGCCTTGGGGTCCTCCCGCAGGACTTCTCCCCGCCGGATCGACTCAGCGCGCGCGAACTGCTTTCCTACTACGCCGGACTGTACGACGATCCGCGGGATCCCGACGCGGTGCTTGCCGACGTCGGACTCGCGGATACCGGCGACACCTGGTACGAGAATCTCTCGGGCGGCCAGCAACGGCGCGTTTGCGTCGGCTCGACGCTGGTCAACGACCCCGACGTCCTCTTTCTGGACGAACCGACGACGGGAATCGATCCCGCGGGGCGGCGAACGGTCTGGCGGCTGATCGAGGACCTCGCAGCGGACGGGACGACCGTCGTCCTCACCACCCACGACATGGCCGAAGCCGAACGGCTCGCCGACCGCGTCGGTCTGCTCGCCGACGGCTCGCTCGTCGCTCGCGGCACGCCCGACGCGCTGGTTCGGGAACACGGCGGCTCGAGTCGTCTCACGATCGAGACGGCCGCCGATCTCGACGCCTTCGACGACCTCGAGGTCCCCGTTTCCCGCCCGGAACGGAGCCGAGTTCGGGGTCGGAACTCGGAAAGCGCGGTCGTCGTCCGCGAGATCGCACCCGCGGAGATCGGAACGATCGTCGACTACCTCGAGGATCGCGGGATCGAGTACACCAGCCTCTCGTGGGCCGAACCGGACCTCGAGAACGTGTACCTCGCGCTGGCGGATCGGACGGAACTCGAGCACACTGATCGCGCTGGCGACGAACCTGCCGACGAGGCCGCCGCCGACCCGACTCGCGCAGGTGAGACGGCGTGA
- a CDS encoding DsbA family protein, translating into MHRRSFLTLAGTGATLSVAGCTSLLEASIPDELENVEPASDQLPTPTLGSGPVTVDVYEDFGCPVCHEFQADVFPILEREFIESDDIEYRHYDFPVGAADESVAMANAARAVQDATRVDEDEPTGAFFEYKAAVIDNDDWSDEELAALAAGVDVEPDAVSSALENETYYPTLVADWERGEDAGVEGTPTVIVDGEEVDDALDIDEIEQTVEDAT; encoded by the coding sequence ATGCACCGCCGTTCGTTTCTAACGCTCGCCGGAACGGGTGCGACGCTTTCAGTCGCCGGCTGTACGTCGCTCCTCGAGGCGTCGATCCCCGACGAACTCGAGAATGTCGAGCCTGCTAGCGATCAGCTTCCGACCCCGACGCTCGGGTCCGGCCCCGTCACCGTCGACGTCTACGAGGACTTCGGCTGTCCGGTCTGTCATGAGTTTCAGGCAGACGTATTTCCGATCCTCGAGCGCGAGTTCATCGAGTCGGACGATATCGAGTACCGCCACTACGACTTTCCGGTCGGGGCCGCCGACGAATCGGTCGCGATGGCGAACGCTGCGCGAGCCGTCCAGGATGCAACGCGCGTCGACGAGGACGAGCCGACCGGCGCGTTCTTCGAGTACAAAGCTGCCGTAATCGATAACGACGACTGGAGCGACGAAGAACTCGCGGCGCTCGCGGCGGGAGTCGATGTCGAGCCCGACGCCGTCTCGAGCGCGCTCGAGAACGAGACCTACTATCCGACCCTCGTCGCGGACTGGGAACGCGGCGAGGACGCGGGCGTCGAGGGAACGCCGACGGTCATTGTCGACGGCGAGGAAGTCGACGACGCGCTCGACATCGACGAGATCGAACAGACGGTCGAGGACGCTACGTAG
- a CDS encoding oligosaccharide flippase family protein, producing MNRSIASGVFSVVSAKVVVLVLTAISTPLLYRFLGASGYGEYAFLMSVFAIYMIFVSSGITDGVRKFLAEDRNATNWSEHVVGFYFRLAVGLAAVGAVLLVLAAQFGVVSIAFGEEFTIYFYVLAVLVVTAQFRDYARKTLMGFGLERYSEPLKILDKVGFVAVALPLAYVFGVMGALAGHLAASLLVAVAGLIIVHRRISLSCIYSKPTERFPRTKMLTFNSMSIVLVFLLMSLYHIDIVMLQHFRESADVGNYRAALVLAEFLWFVPLAIQTVFVHSTSELWSQNRHRKISELASKATRYTFLLTAVMAVGLAALADVAVPIYFGSEATPAIAPLLLLLPGALGFALARPILAVSQGEGTLRYPVAATAAAALINVVLNVALIPRYGMHGAAVATSVGYGTMFVFHCWAARHVGFDPLADARIGRVALTTVLAGAPIVALATAISSPWLALAVVPPVGFAIFVAFALLVGALDPAEPFEVLSIFPDPIGSMAASIQGRLEGDGDGQPRSWYQHLLFVAGLSLLVSGLALGVLETDALLVSP from the coding sequence GTGAACCGAAGCATCGCGAGCGGCGTCTTCTCGGTCGTCAGCGCGAAGGTCGTCGTACTCGTCCTCACCGCGATTTCGACGCCGTTGCTGTACCGGTTTCTCGGTGCGTCGGGGTACGGCGAGTACGCCTTCTTGATGTCCGTCTTCGCGATCTACATGATCTTCGTGAGTTCCGGGATTACCGACGGTGTCCGGAAGTTCCTCGCCGAGGACCGCAACGCGACGAACTGGAGCGAACACGTCGTCGGCTTCTACTTTCGGCTGGCGGTCGGTCTCGCCGCCGTCGGTGCCGTGTTACTGGTACTCGCCGCCCAGTTCGGCGTCGTCAGCATCGCTTTCGGCGAGGAGTTCACGATATACTTCTACGTTCTGGCCGTCCTCGTCGTGACGGCGCAGTTTCGGGACTACGCCCGAAAGACGCTCATGGGGTTCGGACTCGAGCGATACTCCGAGCCGCTGAAGATCCTCGACAAGGTCGGGTTCGTCGCCGTCGCGCTTCCGCTCGCGTACGTGTTCGGCGTGATGGGCGCACTCGCGGGCCACCTGGCCGCGAGCCTGCTCGTGGCCGTCGCCGGACTGATCATCGTCCACCGTCGGATCTCGCTGTCGTGTATTTACAGCAAGCCGACGGAGCGATTCCCGCGTACGAAGATGCTCACGTTCAACTCGATGAGCATCGTCCTCGTCTTTCTGCTGATGTCGCTCTACCACATCGACATCGTGATGCTCCAGCACTTCCGGGAGAGCGCGGACGTGGGCAACTACCGGGCGGCGCTGGTGCTCGCCGAATTCCTCTGGTTCGTCCCGCTGGCGATCCAGACCGTCTTCGTCCACTCGACTTCCGAACTCTGGTCGCAGAACCGCCACCGGAAGATCTCGGAACTCGCGTCGAAGGCGACGCGGTACACGTTCCTGTTGACGGCCGTCATGGCGGTCGGGCTCGCGGCGCTGGCCGACGTGGCCGTGCCGATCTATTTCGGCTCGGAGGCGACGCCGGCGATCGCTCCCCTCCTGTTGTTGCTCCCCGGCGCGCTCGGTTTCGCGCTCGCGCGGCCGATTCTGGCGGTCTCGCAAGGCGAAGGGACGCTTCGATACCCGGTCGCGGCCACCGCTGCGGCGGCGCTGATCAACGTCGTCCTCAACGTCGCGCTCATCCCGCGCTACGGGATGCACGGCGCGGCCGTCGCGACCAGCGTCGGCTACGGGACGATGTTCGTCTTCCACTGTTGGGCCGCCCGACACGTCGGCTTCGATCCGCTCGCGGACGCTCGAATCGGTCGAGTGGCGCTGACGACAGTCCTCGCTGGCGCCCCCATCGTCGCCCTCGCGACGGCGATCTCGAGTCCGTGGCTTGCCCTCGCCGTCGTCCCGCCCGTCGGCTTTGCCATCTTCGTCGCCTTCGCGCTCCTCGTCGGCGCGCTCGATCCGGCGGAGCCGTTCGAGGTGCTGTCGATCTTCCCCGATCCGATCGGCTCGATGGCCGCGTCAATCCAGGGGCGACTCGAAGGGGACGGCGACGGCCAGCCGCGCAGTTGGTACCAACACCTGCTGTTCGTCGCCGGCCTGTCGCTGCTCGTCTCGGGGCTCGCGCTGGGGGTGCTGGAAACGGATGCGCTGTTGGTCTCTCCCTGA
- a CDS encoding potassium channel family protein, translating into MNTWWRRIVLSLVAVFGIVIAYGFIYQWGMLTFEGEERTMYESVQVVIESLTTAGFGGDTDDWNSAPMNFIVIGMNLSGVLLVFLALPLFVVPLFQQALATQPAESTDLTDHVIICSHREREDVLRDELEAADVPSVFVDDDPGTVTDLTDDGIEAMVGDPEQEQTLVAANIDDARALVVDISDEANPEVILTARELDDEIQIVSVAEDEDAETYHRYAGADVVVRPRQVLGNSLAAKAAMSVTTELQETIELGEQFEITEFLVERDSDLAGRTIAESGIRDRMGITVIGAWFNGEFVPAPDPETTINEHTILLVAGSHETLTELTARTLSPAEERTFRVVIGGYGEVGRTVGDTLEAEGITRTVIDSRDDLGVDVVGDITAEDTLDAADVGSARSIVLSLDDDTAAIYATLVLENVAPGTEVIARANETETVRKLYRAGAEYVLALSTVTGRMLSSILLEDEEVLTPETQFEIIRTTAPEFAGQALGDLDIRARLGCTVVAAERDGELLTNLGPEFTIRRDDGLIVAGSDETVNRFIANSR; encoded by the coding sequence ATGAACACGTGGTGGCGACGAATCGTGCTGTCGCTCGTCGCTGTTTTCGGGATCGTAATCGCGTACGGCTTCATCTATCAGTGGGGGATGCTAACGTTCGAGGGCGAGGAGCGAACGATGTACGAGTCGGTGCAGGTCGTTATCGAGTCGCTGACGACCGCCGGATTCGGCGGCGACACGGATGACTGGAACAGCGCCCCGATGAATTTCATCGTTATCGGGATGAACCTCAGCGGCGTACTGCTCGTCTTTCTCGCGCTGCCGCTGTTCGTCGTACCGCTTTTTCAACAGGCGCTTGCGACGCAGCCAGCGGAGTCGACCGACCTCACCGACCACGTCATCATTTGTTCGCACAGAGAACGCGAAGACGTTCTCAGAGACGAACTCGAGGCCGCGGACGTTCCGTCCGTCTTCGTTGACGACGACCCGGGAACCGTCACGGACCTCACCGACGACGGCATCGAGGCGATGGTGGGCGATCCGGAGCAAGAACAAACGCTTGTGGCGGCGAACATCGACGACGCCCGCGCTCTCGTGGTCGACATCTCCGACGAAGCCAATCCCGAAGTCATACTCACCGCGAGGGAACTCGACGACGAGATCCAGATCGTAAGCGTCGCCGAGGACGAAGACGCCGAGACCTACCATCGCTACGCCGGTGCGGACGTTGTCGTTCGGCCGCGACAAGTTCTCGGCAACAGCCTCGCAGCGAAGGCGGCGATGTCGGTCACCACCGAACTTCAGGAAACGATCGAACTCGGCGAGCAGTTCGAGATCACCGAGTTCCTCGTCGAGCGTGACAGTGATCTCGCCGGTCGGACGATCGCCGAGTCGGGCATACGCGACCGCATGGGCATCACCGTGATCGGCGCGTGGTTCAACGGCGAATTCGTCCCCGCACCGGATCCCGAGACGACGATCAACGAACACACGATTCTGCTCGTCGCCGGCTCTCACGAGACGCTTACGGAACTGACCGCACGGACGCTCTCGCCTGCGGAAGAGCGCACCTTTCGGGTAGTCATCGGCGGATACGGGGAAGTCGGCCGAACGGTCGGCGACACGCTCGAGGCGGAGGGGATCACCCGTACGGTTATCGACAGTCGCGACGACCTTGGCGTCGATGTCGTCGGAGACATCACGGCCGAAGACACGCTCGATGCTGCGGATGTCGGGAGCGCTCGGTCGATCGTCCTCTCACTCGACGACGATACGGCCGCTATCTACGCGACCCTCGTCCTCGAGAACGTGGCTCCCGGGACCGAGGTGATCGCGCGAGCCAACGAAACTGAAACCGTACGAAAGCTCTACCGGGCGGGCGCCGAGTACGTCCTCGCCCTGTCGACGGTGACGGGACGGATGCTCTCCTCGATCCTGCTCGAGGACGAGGAGGTGCTGACGCCGGAAACGCAGTTCGAGATCATCCGGACGACGGCACCCGAGTTCGCCGGCCAAGCGCTGGGCGACCTCGACATTCGTGCACGGCTGGGGTGTACGGTCGTCGCGGCCGAACGGGACGGCGAGTTGCTAACTAACCTCGGCCCCGAGTTCACCATCCGGCGAGACGACGGTCTCATCGTCGCCGGCAGCGACGAAACCGTCAATCGGTTCATTGCCAACTCTCGGTGA
- a CDS encoding DUF7344 domain-containing protein, with amino-acid sequence MTSISNQYRCRADDPADSVTSDRSSPLSRDDIFHVLQTNRRRDAIAYLLNRDGPVKMSDVAEYVAAKENETTVASLTSAQRQRVYIPLYQSHLPKLDKKGIVEYDQSRGIVRSTDRIEIFRPYLEDMTDSDDHSSRDAPRSIVASVVGDYHVTSACASTGLLVATMAGLLQIPELTLAVLIVGLFTLATVATTITDSLASNDAIDGRPVH; translated from the coding sequence ATGACCTCCATATCGAACCAATATCGCTGCCGCGCTGACGACCCCGCAGATTCGGTCACATCTGACCGATCGTCGCCCCTCTCCCGAGACGATATCTTTCACGTGCTACAGACGAATCGCCGTCGAGACGCGATCGCGTACCTGTTAAACAGGGACGGTCCCGTCAAGATGAGCGACGTCGCCGAGTACGTCGCGGCGAAAGAGAACGAGACGACCGTCGCGAGTCTGACCTCCGCACAACGCCAGCGCGTCTACATCCCGCTCTATCAGTCCCACCTCCCGAAACTCGATAAGAAAGGTATCGTCGAGTACGACCAGTCTCGCGGAATCGTCCGGTCGACCGATCGCATCGAGATCTTCCGTCCGTATCTCGAGGACATGACCGACAGTGACGATCACTCGAGTCGCGATGCTCCCCGATCGATCGTGGCGAGCGTCGTCGGCGACTATCACGTAACGTCCGCGTGTGCGAGCACCGGACTGCTGGTCGCGACGATGGCCGGATTGTTGCAGATCCCCGAGTTGACGCTCGCCGTACTCATCGTCGGCCTCTTTACACTGGCAACGGTGGCGACGACGATCACCGACTCGCTCGCGTCGAACGACGCCATTGACGGCCGCCCGGTCCACTGA
- a CDS encoding GNAT family N-acetyltransferase gives MDGLLEDGLNTVVRHRDDVVGHAVLIPYDDIGELATFVRPAYQAAGVSTHLIRGLLGHGVANGIDHVWLTVSRTNCIAMNLYRSAGFETTAHDRGEHEMERSL, from the coding sequence ATCGATGGGCTCCTCGAGGATGGGCTGAACACCGTCGTTCGCCATCGGGACGACGTGGTCGGACACGCTGTCCTGATCCCGTACGACGACATCGGTGAACTGGCGACCTTTGTCCGGCCGGCCTACCAGGCGGCGGGAGTCAGCACGCACCTCATTCGCGGGCTGCTCGGACACGGCGTGGCAAACGGGATCGACCACGTCTGGCTGACCGTCTCTCGAACCAATTGCATCGCGATGAATCTCTACCGGTCGGCCGGGTTCGAGACGACGGCACACGACCGCGGCGAACACGAGATGGAGCGCTCCCTGTAG